GGCGGTTCTCGCCGATTTGATTAGTCGTCGCGTCGCTAGTCCAGGTATGAACGACATTCTCGTACCCGGCGGTCGCGACGTTCGCGGGACGCTCGAGACGCCCGACGCGGACGATCCGGACGCGATCGTCGTCGCCTGCCCGCCACATCCCCAACGCGGCGGTTCGCGCAGCGATCGGCGTCTCGTCGCGGTCGGCGACGCGATCCGCGAGGCGGGCGTCGCCTGCCTCCGCTTCGACTACGGTACGTGGGACGAGGGTTACGGCGAGCGCGAGGACGTTCGTAACGCCGTCCGGTGGGCCGCCGATCGCTACGACTCCGTCGGGCTGTTCGGCTACAGCTTCGGCGCGACACTCTCCCTGCTCGCCGCGGCGACTGTCGACCGCGAGATCGACGCCGTTTCCGCCCTCGCACCGACGGCTCGACTCGCCGACGACCTCGACGCCCGCGCTGCGCTCGAGGCCCTCGAGTGTCCGGTCCAGATCTGCTACGGCGAGCGCGATTCGACCGTCGACTGGGAACCGGTCGTCGAACGCGCTCGAGCGCGCGGCGACGCGGTCACTGCACTGCCGGCCGATCACTTCTTCGTCGGCCAGAACGGAACGATCGCCGACGCGGTCGGCGACTTCTTCGAACGGACGCTGCTCGAGTCCGCCTAACGGCCGCGGACTCCGCTCAGTCCCGACCGTGTCGAGTCAGACACTTCGAGAGCCCGATCAACTCGACGGGT
The genomic region above belongs to Natronorubrum halophilum and contains:
- a CDS encoding alpha/beta hydrolase, coding for MNDILVPGGRDVRGTLETPDADDPDAIVVACPPHPQRGGSRSDRRLVAVGDAIREAGVACLRFDYGTWDEGYGEREDVRNAVRWAADRYDSVGLFGYSFGATLSLLAAATVDREIDAVSALAPTARLADDLDARAALEALECPVQICYGERDSTVDWEPVVERARARGDAVTALPADHFFVGQNGTIADAVGDFFERTLLESA